The nucleotide sequence GAGCCGCTCGACTACTTCTTCGTGGTCGGCGGCGTCGCAGCCGCCGGAGGCGTGGTGGTCGTCGTAGCCGGCTTCGCGGGCGCCTTCTTCTTCACCACTTTCTTCGGAGGCTCCGTGTCGTCAACCACAACCTTCTTTGGCGTCGGAGGAGGTGCCGCTGCTTGCGCTGCTTTGATCTGATTGCGGAGCCGTGTCAGCTCCGCTTCTTTGGCGGTTGACAACGTCTGCATGCGCTCGCCCAGTGCCCGTCGTGCGCTTTGCAGAGAACTCATGTCGTTGCTGAGATTCTGATATTCATCCTTCGTGCCGAACGCTCCCGCCGATTCGACGACCTGTCCAAACACGTCATAGAGCGCGTCCAGGTTGCGGTACAACTTGAAACTCGCCGCCAGATCCTCAGGAGAATTGCTGAGTTGCGTGATCATTTCCGGCATCGCCGATTGCACGTTGCGCCGCAGGGACTCCACGTTGCCCTGGATCTCACGCTTGATGGCCGAATCGGCTTTCCACTTTTCGACCCGCGTCTTTGCCAGATCGCCGTCAATGTTCTGCGCCGTCTGCTTCACCTGCGCGAGGATATTGTTGAGTTCGCTGGCCGATGCATACGCTACCGGCGGAGCGTCATTCGGGGTCGATTGCGCACTCGCCACCGCAGCCAGTGCCACCACCGCACCAGCTATCCACGGGCGAAAACAGTTTCGAGAGAGAGACATGGGGCTCCAAATACTTCCTTATTGTGCCGCCCATTATCCTAGATGAGTTTGACTCCCCGCGAAAGGTGGGCGAGAATTGAAAGTGTAGTCCCCACCGGGTGTTCCAAGTATGTGGGCCTGTGGCGCAGCTGGGAGCGCGCTTCCATGGCATGGAAGAGGTCGTCGGTTCGATCCCGACCAGGTCCACCAAATCCCCCAACAACTTAGACGGGACGAACGCTTGCAGCTACGGCGTTTGTGTCATGCTTTGTGTCATAACCCGCCGTTCTAGTGCTCACAGCGAGAGTTTCCATTGCGGTGCGCTTGGCTTCCATGCGGACGTGACTGTACCGCTCCAGCATGCGACGGCTCACGTGACCCGCTATCGCCATGATTGTTGAATCTGACGTGCCGTTTTCCGCAAGCTGTGTAATAGCGCAATGCCGCAGATCGTGGAACCGGAACCCAGGCAGGCCCGCTTTCTTGGTCAGTGCCCGCCAAGCCGTGCGCCAGCTCTTCACGTGCCGCGTCGGATCAAAAGCCGTCACGTTGTAGCCGATAACTCGCTTCCCGCTGAAGGTGAACTTGGGAACGAAAGCAGCAAAGACAAAGTGCGACGGCTCAACCGTACCGAAGTTCTCTGCCCTTCGGCGTAGCCTTGCCAGCGCGGAGAGCGATACCTCAGTGAGAGGAACCATCCTCTCGCCCGCAGCCGTTTTGGATTTGCGAATCGTCAGTGTGCGATTGAACAGGTCCACGTCGCACCATTGCAGCCCTTTCAACTCACAGCCTCTTGCAGTGGTGTTCAGGCAAAGGATCGCCGCAAGGTAAGCCGTTTCCCACTCAGGCCGCATTACAGCCGTTTTGAGAAGTCGCAGCTTTTCTTCCTCAGTGATTGCCCGCCCGATAGTGCTCGGCTCTTTGAGCGGCCTTATATCGTCAGCAACACGTGCCCAGAGCTTTGCTCGCTTCAGAATACGGCGCAAGATTCCCAGCTCAGCGTTGAGTGTAGCGGGCCCAACTTTCTGTTCAGCTCTCCATGTCCGGTAGTCGGTGATCCGTTTCACAGTGATGGTCTTGATCGGCTCCTGTTTGAAGTACGCCCGCAGTTGCACCAAGAGTTGCTTTTCCTTCGCTTGGCTGGCGGGCGCCAACTCCAGTTTCCGAGCGCCCACATACTCATCCGCTGCCTGTGCAAATGGCAGGCGGGCGAGTGTAGTGGAATTGTGCGTTAGTTTCCCATCGGAAGCCTCTGCGATGAGTTGTTTCTCTTTGGCCTGTGCTTCTCGCCAGTCCTTAGTTCCTAGGGATTGCCGAAAGCGCTGGCCATTAACAACGAAGTGGCAATGCCACGTCTTACCGCGTTTTACGAGAGCCATTTGAGACACCTCCTATTCCGATTTGTGTTTCTTGGTCCACTTTGCTTTGTTCCTGTGCCATGCGATTCTGTTGGACTCGTTCTTACCTTGACTTCGGCACTTCCGCTTCCCGCAGTACACAACTCGCTTGTCCGGTTCGATAAAGCAGGTTTGGCAGAATCGGCAAACCTTCAGGTACTCACGTGGGCAGGCGGAAACTTCCAGTTCAATGAGTCGGGCGAGGGTATTCACTCGAAGCGTTGCCTTTCCCGGATAGAACTGGAGCACCTCGTCACTCTGGACAGTGACCGCTGTCCCTGAATCAACAAACGTTCC is from Acidobacteriota bacterium and encodes:
- a CDS encoding tyrosine-type recombinase/integrase — translated: MALVKRGKTWHCHFVVNGQRFRQSLGTKDWREAQAKEKQLIAEASDGKLTHNSTTLARLPFAQAADEYVGARKLELAPASQAKEKQLLVQLRAYFKQEPIKTITVKRITDYRTWRAEQKVGPATLNAELGILRRILKRAKLWARVADDIRPLKEPSTIGRAITEEEKLRLLKTAVMRPEWETAYLAAILCLNTTARGCELKGLQWCDVDLFNRTLTIRKSKTAAGERMVPLTEVSLSALARLRRRAENFGTVEPSHFVFAAFVPKFTFSGKRVIGYNVTAFDPTRHVKSWRTAWRALTKKAGLPGFRFHDLRHCAITQLAENGTSDSTIMAIAGHVSRRMLERYSHVRMEAKRTAMETLAVSTRTAGYDTKHDTNAVAASVRPV